One genomic window of Arthrobacter sp. KBS0703 includes the following:
- the kdgD gene encoding 5-dehydro-4-deoxyglucarate dehydratase, producing the protein MAKYSPQELANVLKEGLLSFPVTSFDAELQFDEENYRKHLAWQTSYPVAGLFAAGGTGEGFSLTPSESARVVRAAVEEVGSLVPVLASAGGSTAQAIENAKAAEAAGAEGILLLPPYLTEADQGGLIEHVSAICKATSLGVIIYNRANAIYKDTTVATLADRHENLIGFKDGVGDLEHDARVYAKLGDRLFYLGGLPTAETFALPLLQLGMSTYSSAMYNFVPQFALDFYQDVRNQDRAAVNKKLNEFVIPYLDIRDRVKGYSVSIVKGGLDAIGRSAGGVRPPLQNLAPQDLADLKALIATVS; encoded by the coding sequence GTGGCAAAATACTCACCCCAGGAACTCGCCAACGTCCTCAAGGAAGGACTGCTCTCCTTTCCGGTGACATCCTTCGACGCCGAGCTGCAGTTCGACGAAGAGAACTACCGCAAGCACCTGGCCTGGCAGACCAGCTACCCGGTGGCGGGCCTCTTCGCAGCGGGCGGCACGGGCGAAGGCTTTTCACTCACCCCCTCCGAGTCGGCACGCGTGGTGCGTGCCGCCGTCGAGGAAGTCGGAAGCCTGGTTCCGGTCCTGGCGTCAGCGGGCGGATCCACGGCTCAGGCCATCGAAAACGCCAAAGCGGCCGAAGCCGCCGGGGCCGAGGGCATCCTGCTTCTCCCGCCGTACCTGACCGAAGCAGACCAAGGCGGCCTGATCGAGCACGTCAGCGCCATCTGCAAGGCGACATCGCTCGGCGTGATCATCTACAACCGCGCCAACGCGATCTACAAGGACACCACGGTGGCCACGCTGGCCGACCGCCACGAGAACCTGATCGGATTCAAGGACGGCGTGGGCGACCTCGAGCACGACGCCCGCGTCTACGCCAAGCTCGGCGACCGCCTGTTCTACCTCGGCGGCCTCCCCACGGCCGAAACCTTCGCGCTTCCGCTGCTGCAGCTCGGCATGAGCACCTACTCCAGCGCCATGTACAACTTCGTGCCGCAGTTCGCCCTCGACTTCTACCAGGATGTCCGCAACCAAGACCGCGCGGCCGTCAACAAGAAGCTCAACGAGTTCGTCATCCCCTACCTGGACATCCGTGATCGCGTGAAGGGCTACTCTGTCTCCATCGTCAAGGGCGGCCTCGACGCGATCGGCCGCTCGGCCGGCGGAGTCCGCCCGCCGCTGCAGAACCTGGCACCGCAGGACCTCGCCGACCTCAAAGCCCTCATCGCCACCGTTTCCTGA
- a CDS encoding aldehyde dehydrogenase (NADP(+)): protein MTLTGHSLIAGQPVAGEGKTAFGFDPASNEQLAPAYTLITEDQLKAATAAAAEAFESFSTLDPDTHAAFLDAIADNIEAIGDDLIIRAGRETGLPAARLQGERARTTGQLRLFANVVRQGDFRGVRIDPALPGRKPLPRADIRQRQIPLGPVAVFGASNFPLAFSTAGGDTASALAAGCPVVFKAHNAHPGTSELVGQAIVKAVEKIGLHPGVFSLIYGPGSSIGQALVADPVIKAVGFTGSQSAGIALMRTAAARPEPIPVYAEMSSLNPVFVFPGALNGSAEKIDALAQQYVTAVTGSSGQLCTSPGLLFAPAGEAGDKLAAAVGRAVSACAGQTMLTEGIAASWNSGAEALGGAHNVSVVGKGTEGATENAPAPTIFGTDIPEFVSNDVLHAEIFGAASLVIRYSTAEELIEATKRIEGQLTASLQLTEEDYPTAARLLPALEQKVGRIIVNGWPTGVEVGHAMVHGGPFPATSDTRTTSVGTLAINRFLRPVAYQNLPQELLPASLQDANPWQLNRRIDGMVEAAADAEDEVNA from the coding sequence GTGACCCTCACCGGACACTCCCTGATTGCCGGCCAGCCGGTCGCCGGCGAAGGCAAAACCGCCTTCGGCTTCGACCCCGCCAGCAACGAACAGCTCGCCCCTGCCTACACGCTGATCACCGAAGATCAGCTCAAGGCAGCCACCGCGGCTGCGGCGGAGGCCTTCGAGTCCTTCAGCACGCTGGACCCCGATACCCACGCCGCCTTCCTGGACGCAATCGCGGACAACATCGAAGCCATCGGCGACGATCTGATCATCCGCGCCGGCCGGGAAACCGGGCTGCCGGCTGCCCGTCTGCAGGGTGAGCGTGCGCGCACCACGGGCCAGCTGCGGCTGTTCGCCAACGTGGTCCGCCAAGGCGACTTCCGCGGCGTCCGGATCGATCCGGCCCTGCCGGGCCGGAAGCCCCTGCCGCGCGCCGACATCCGCCAGCGCCAGATCCCACTCGGCCCGGTGGCCGTGTTCGGCGCGAGCAACTTCCCACTTGCCTTTTCGACGGCGGGAGGAGACACCGCCTCGGCCCTCGCCGCCGGCTGCCCGGTGGTCTTCAAGGCCCACAACGCCCACCCCGGCACCAGCGAACTGGTGGGCCAGGCCATTGTGAAGGCCGTCGAGAAAATCGGCCTTCACCCCGGCGTGTTCTCCCTCATCTACGGGCCCGGCAGCAGCATCGGCCAGGCCCTTGTGGCGGATCCCGTCATCAAGGCCGTCGGCTTCACCGGTTCCCAGAGCGCCGGCATCGCCCTGATGCGTACGGCGGCCGCGCGCCCCGAGCCGATTCCCGTCTACGCCGAAATGTCATCGCTCAACCCGGTCTTCGTCTTCCCCGGCGCGCTGAACGGCTCCGCCGAAAAAATTGACGCGCTGGCCCAGCAGTACGTCACCGCCGTCACTGGCAGCTCAGGGCAGCTCTGCACGTCCCCCGGCCTCCTGTTCGCGCCCGCCGGTGAGGCTGGCGACAAACTTGCTGCCGCCGTCGGACGCGCCGTGTCCGCCTGCGCCGGCCAGACCATGCTGACCGAAGGCATCGCCGCGTCCTGGAACTCCGGCGCCGAGGCGCTCGGCGGCGCCCACAACGTCAGCGTCGTCGGAAAAGGCACCGAGGGTGCCACCGAGAACGCGCCGGCCCCCACCATCTTTGGCACCGATATCCCAGAGTTTGTGTCCAACGATGTGCTGCACGCCGAAATCTTCGGCGCGGCCAGCCTGGTGATCCGCTACTCCACGGCCGAGGAACTGATTGAGGCGACCAAGCGGATCGAAGGGCAGCTCACCGCTTCGCTGCAGCTCACCGAAGAGGACTACCCGACGGCGGCACGCCTGCTGCCGGCGCTCGAGCAGAAGGTGGGCCGCATCATCGTCAACGGCTGGCCCACCGGCGTCGAAGTGGGCCACGCCATGGTCCACGGCGGCCCCTTCCCCGCGACATCGGACACGCGCACCACGTCCGTGGGCACGCTGGCCATCAACCGCTTCCTCCGGCCTGTCGCCTACCAGAACCTGCCGCAGGAACTGCTGCCGGCATCGCTGCAGGACGCCAATCCGTGGCAGTTGAACCGCCGGATCGACGGCATGGTCGAAGCCGCAGCCGACGCAGAGGATGAGGTCAACGCATGA
- a CDS encoding enolase C-terminal domain-like protein encodes MSTQPTVTRVEVVPVAGHDSMLMNLSGAHGPFFTRNIVIVTDSDGRTGLGEVPGGEKIRTTIEEAGALITGKPVARYRSLLRDIAAEFADREAGGRGLQTFDLRTTVHAVTSVESALLDLHGQFLGVPVAELLGDGQQRTSVPMLGYLFFVGDHSRTDLPYLVEDAPSDRWEKLRRQEAMTPKAVVALAEAAQERYGFSDFKLKGGVLSGDDEVDVVTALAKRFPEARVTLDPNGGWLLEEAIRLGKRMQGVVAYAEDPCGAEGRFSGREVMAEFRRATGLKTATNMIATDWREMSHAIRSNAVDIPLADPHFWTMHGSVRVAQMCHEFGLTWGSHSNNHFDISLAMFTHTGAAAPGEITALDTHWIWQDGQGLTKEPLQIRDGAIEVPDAPGLGIELDREALDKAHQLYLKHGLDARDDSIGMQYYIDGWSFDPKRPCLVR; translated from the coding sequence ATGAGCACGCAGCCCACCGTCACCCGCGTCGAAGTGGTCCCGGTCGCCGGCCACGACAGCATGCTGATGAACCTCAGCGGCGCCCACGGACCGTTTTTCACCCGGAATATCGTCATCGTGACCGATTCGGACGGCCGCACCGGCCTCGGCGAAGTGCCCGGCGGCGAGAAGATCCGCACTACCATCGAGGAGGCCGGGGCACTGATCACCGGCAAGCCGGTGGCGCGCTACCGGTCCCTGCTGCGCGACATCGCGGCCGAATTCGCCGACCGTGAGGCCGGCGGCCGCGGCCTGCAGACATTTGACCTGCGCACCACCGTCCACGCCGTCACCTCCGTCGAGTCCGCGCTCCTGGACCTCCACGGCCAGTTCCTCGGCGTCCCGGTCGCCGAGCTACTCGGCGACGGCCAGCAGCGGACGTCGGTGCCCATGCTGGGCTACCTCTTCTTTGTCGGCGACCACAGCAGGACCGATCTGCCCTACCTCGTGGAGGACGCGCCGTCGGACCGGTGGGAGAAGCTGCGCCGCCAGGAGGCCATGACCCCCAAGGCAGTGGTTGCCTTGGCCGAGGCCGCGCAGGAACGCTACGGATTCAGCGATTTCAAGCTCAAGGGCGGAGTACTGTCCGGCGATGACGAGGTTGACGTGGTCACGGCGCTAGCCAAGCGCTTCCCCGAAGCGCGAGTCACGCTCGATCCCAACGGCGGCTGGCTCCTTGAGGAAGCCATCAGGCTCGGCAAGCGGATGCAGGGCGTCGTCGCGTACGCCGAGGACCCCTGCGGCGCCGAGGGGCGCTTCTCCGGCCGCGAAGTGATGGCCGAATTCCGCCGCGCCACCGGCCTGAAGACGGCCACCAACATGATCGCCACGGACTGGCGGGAGATGTCGCACGCCATCCGCAGCAACGCCGTCGACATTCCGCTGGCCGATCCGCACTTCTGGACGATGCACGGATCCGTCCGGGTGGCGCAGATGTGCCACGAGTTCGGCCTCACCTGGGGCTCGCACTCGAACAACCACTTCGACATCTCGCTGGCCATGTTCACCCACACCGGAGCCGCCGCACCGGGCGAGATCACGGCGCTGGACACGCACTGGATCTGGCAGGACGGCCAGGGCCTGACCAAGGAGCCACTGCAGATCAGGGACGGCGCCATCGAGGTTCCGGACGCCCCGGGACTCGGCATCGAACTGGACCGCGAGGCCCTGGACAAGGCTCACCAGTTGTACCTCAAGCACGGCCTCGACGCCCGGGACGACAGCATCGGCATGCAGTACTACATCGACGGCTGGTCCTTCGACCCGAAGCGACCCTGCCTGGTGCGGTAG
- a CDS encoding AEC family transporter, which translates to MLGVVSGILIVSAVIAVGYLAARLRILGPEVQGALTRTAFYITNPALLFTVVAGSYANANNIGIPVSLYAVGTAQHVAPVLLVQILVMAPFYLTVLGLAGGSKISWRRLLVQPFANPMIIASGLGAAAALTGWTAPDLLQKPIDMLAGGAVPMVLLAFGLSLAGKAPLQKDDGRTETLVATFLKIAVMPLIVWVLGRFVFGLEGQHLLASVIMAALPTAQNVFLFASPYGRGMSVARDVILCTTLLSVGALLLVAWAVG; encoded by the coding sequence GTGCTCGGCGTTGTCTCCGGAATACTCATCGTCTCCGCGGTCATCGCCGTCGGCTATCTGGCGGCCAGGCTGCGGATCCTGGGCCCCGAGGTCCAGGGCGCGCTCACCCGCACGGCCTTCTACATCACCAACCCGGCCCTGCTCTTCACGGTGGTGGCCGGCAGCTACGCCAACGCCAACAACATCGGCATTCCCGTGTCCCTCTACGCGGTGGGCACGGCCCAGCATGTGGCGCCGGTGCTGCTGGTGCAGATCCTTGTCATGGCCCCGTTCTACCTCACCGTCTTGGGGCTGGCAGGGGGCTCGAAGATTTCCTGGAGGCGGCTGCTGGTCCAGCCCTTCGCCAACCCGATGATCATCGCCTCCGGGCTCGGCGCCGCGGCGGCACTGACCGGCTGGACGGCGCCGGACCTGCTGCAGAAGCCGATCGACATGCTGGCCGGCGGTGCAGTCCCCATGGTCCTGCTCGCCTTTGGACTGTCACTGGCCGGCAAGGCTCCCCTGCAAAAGGACGACGGCCGCACCGAAACGCTCGTGGCAACCTTCCTCAAGATCGCCGTGATGCCCCTCATTGTCTGGGTGCTGGGCCGCTTCGTCTTCGGACTCGAGGGGCAGCACCTGCTCGCCAGCGTGATCATGGCCGCGCTCCCCACCGCCCAGAACGTCTTTCTTTTCGCATCGCCCTACGGCCGGGGCATGAGCGTGGCCAGGGATGTCATCCTCTGCACCACGCTCCTCAGCGTGGGTGCACTGCTGCTGGTGGCGTGGGCTGTCGGATAG
- a CDS encoding HNH endonuclease signature motif containing protein: MEAIGECAAGYAAGRAVTPGLGAVALLRSRRLRSVPASAFRTDCVASDGGAAAGRSVTAASFTDSAFSGSASDYLECCLVLLEAAVESAPGELALAGFAEAADFAGLAEEISRRAEYLQVLAAGAVDRTRTEAINAAGPASKAAGWTTGWGHDTEAADDDGTAAAGASSSAAGSAGPSSADMCSAGSVPAVSPADDGCRNTAEFLRIRLRIGAGEARRRLALASAVLPRTGITGQPLPPACEETAAALATGTIASRAGTIITTALDRVRHIAAPEDLARMEHVLTRTATTNDQDFLTRITQRWTDAIDQDGTEPSEEDLRHRQGAFLRRPRRGLHHLEIFATPDQYEHLLTVMNTATNPRTPLTTGPGNSDADGENGTTTDTNEGTAAGPHTGPGFGAAAEAAADTAHLERRTRPQQLLDGLIGACKTALATATLPATGGLRPQVMVTISYQDLLNRLETTATNGPRYNTTAGGPPGTATGTGTFTYTGPVTPATIRKIACDADIIPILLGSEGRILDIGRTTRIFPPHIRKAITARDQGCTFPNCTIPAPWCEAHHTTYWSHGGPTNTDNGTLLCTHHHHLIHKEQWTIHMQTGIPWFIPPPHIDPKQTPRRNHQHRN; encoded by the coding sequence ATGGAAGCCATTGGGGAATGCGCAGCGGGTTACGCCGCGGGCCGGGCGGTCACGCCGGGCCTTGGCGCGGTTGCCCTGCTGCGGAGCCGCCGGCTGCGCAGCGTTCCTGCTTCTGCCTTCCGCACGGATTGCGTGGCGTCCGACGGCGGTGCTGCCGCCGGCCGGTCTGTCACCGCTGCGTCGTTCACGGATTCAGCCTTCAGCGGCAGCGCGAGCGACTACCTCGAGTGCTGCCTGGTGCTGCTGGAGGCCGCCGTCGAATCCGCACCCGGTGAGCTGGCCCTGGCCGGTTTCGCGGAGGCCGCGGATTTCGCCGGGCTCGCCGAGGAGATCTCCCGCCGGGCCGAATACCTGCAGGTACTCGCGGCGGGGGCCGTGGACCGGACCCGCACCGAAGCGATCAACGCCGCCGGACCCGCAAGCAAAGCCGCCGGCTGGACCACCGGCTGGGGCCACGACACCGAAGCCGCGGATGACGACGGCACCGCCGCTGCTGGTGCCTCCAGCTCCGCCGCCGGTTCCGCGGGGCCAAGCTCCGCCGACATGTGCTCTGCCGGCTCTGTCCCGGCGGTGTCGCCGGCCGATGACGGGTGCCGGAACACCGCGGAGTTCCTGCGGATCCGGCTACGGATCGGCGCCGGGGAAGCCCGCCGCCGTCTCGCCCTGGCCTCCGCCGTCCTCCCCCGCACCGGCATCACCGGCCAGCCCCTGCCCCCGGCCTGCGAAGAAACCGCCGCCGCCCTCGCCACCGGCACCATCGCCTCCCGCGCCGGCACCATCATCACCACCGCCCTGGACCGCGTCCGCCACATCGCCGCACCCGAGGACCTCGCCCGGATGGAACACGTCCTGACCCGCACCGCGACCACCAACGACCAGGACTTCCTCACCCGCATCACCCAGCGCTGGACCGACGCCATCGACCAGGACGGCACCGAACCCAGCGAAGAAGACCTCCGCCACCGCCAAGGCGCCTTCCTCCGCCGCCCCCGCCGCGGACTCCACCACCTCGAAATCTTCGCCACCCCCGACCAATACGAACACCTCCTCACCGTCATGAACACCGCCACCAACCCCCGCACCCCACTCACCACCGGCCCCGGAAACAGCGACGCAGACGGCGAGAACGGCACCACCACGGACACGAACGAAGGCACCGCTGCGGGACCTCACACCGGGCCGGGATTCGGCGCCGCAGCCGAGGCCGCCGCCGACACCGCCCACCTGGAACGCCGCACCCGGCCCCAACAACTCCTCGACGGCCTCATCGGCGCCTGCAAAACCGCCCTCGCCACCGCAACCCTGCCCGCCACCGGCGGCCTCCGGCCCCAGGTCATGGTCACCATCAGCTACCAGGACCTCCTCAACCGCCTCGAGACCACCGCCACCAACGGACCCCGCTACAACACCACCGCGGGCGGGCCTCCAGGCACCGCGACCGGCACCGGAACGTTCACCTACACCGGCCCCGTCACCCCCGCCACCATCCGCAAAATCGCCTGCGACGCCGACATCATCCCCATCCTCCTCGGCAGCGAAGGCCGCATCCTCGACATCGGCCGCACCACCCGCATCTTCCCGCCCCACATCCGCAAAGCCATCACCGCCCGCGACCAAGGCTGCACCTTCCCCAACTGCACCATCCCCGCCCCCTGGTGCGAAGCCCACCACACCACCTACTGGTCACACGGCGGACCCACCAACACCGACAACGGCACACTCCTCTGCACCCACCACCACCACCTCATCCACAAAGAACAATGGACCATCCACATGCAAACCGGCATCCCCTGGTTCATCCCCCCACCCCACATCGACCCCAAACAAACACCCCGCCGCAACCACCAACACCGCAACTAA
- a CDS encoding L-talarate/galactarate dehydratase, which yields MSTVDLIRHVKLSTARLPLAVPISDAKVFTGRQKPMTEVVFLFAEITTEQGHSGIGFSYSKRAGGPAQYAHAKEVAEGIIGEDPNDIGKIYTKLLWAGASVGRSGVATQSLAAIDIALYDLKAKRAGLPLAKLLGSYRDSVQTYNTSGGFLNATLDEVKARATQSINEGIGGIKIKVGLPDSREDLRRVAGIREHIGWDVPLMVDANQQWDRATALRMGRQLEEFNLVWIEEPLDAYDFEGHAHLASVLDTPIATGEMLASVAEHKGLINANGCDIIQPDAPRVGGITQFLRLAALADERGLGLAPHFAMEIHLHLAAAYPREPWVEHFDWLDPLFNERIETKNGRMIVPDRPGLGVSLSDQARAWTTEAVEFGA from the coding sequence ATGAGTACGGTCGACCTCATCCGGCACGTCAAACTTTCCACGGCGAGGCTCCCGCTGGCCGTCCCGATCAGCGACGCCAAGGTCTTCACCGGACGCCAGAAGCCCATGACCGAGGTTGTCTTCCTCTTCGCCGAAATCACCACCGAGCAGGGACACAGCGGCATCGGGTTCAGCTACTCCAAACGCGCCGGCGGACCTGCCCAGTACGCCCACGCCAAGGAAGTCGCCGAAGGCATCATCGGCGAGGACCCCAACGACATCGGCAAGATCTACACCAAGCTTCTCTGGGCCGGCGCCTCCGTGGGCCGCTCCGGCGTGGCAACCCAATCACTGGCCGCCATCGACATCGCCCTGTACGACCTGAAGGCCAAGCGTGCCGGCCTGCCCCTGGCCAAACTCCTAGGCTCCTACCGCGATTCCGTCCAGACCTACAACACCTCCGGCGGCTTCCTCAACGCCACCCTGGATGAGGTCAAAGCACGCGCCACCCAGTCCATCAACGAGGGAATCGGCGGCATCAAAATCAAGGTCGGCCTCCCCGATAGCAGAGAGGACCTTCGCCGCGTCGCCGGCATCCGCGAACACATCGGCTGGGACGTGCCGCTCATGGTGGACGCCAACCAGCAGTGGGACCGCGCCACCGCACTGCGCATGGGGCGCCAGCTCGAGGAATTCAACCTCGTGTGGATTGAAGAGCCGCTGGACGCCTACGACTTCGAGGGCCATGCCCACCTCGCCTCCGTCCTCGACACGCCCATCGCCACCGGCGAGATGCTGGCTTCGGTGGCCGAGCACAAGGGCCTCATCAACGCCAACGGCTGCGACATCATCCAACCCGACGCTCCCCGCGTCGGCGGCATTACACAGTTCCTCCGCCTCGCCGCCCTCGCGGACGAACGCGGCCTGGGCCTGGCACCGCACTTCGCCATGGAGATCCACCTGCACCTCGCCGCCGCCTACCCGCGCGAACCGTGGGTGGAACACTTCGACTGGCTCGATCCCCTGTTCAACGAGCGCATCGAAACCAAGAATGGACGCATGATCGTTCCCG